From the genome of Symphalangus syndactylus isolate Jambi chromosome 5, NHGRI_mSymSyn1-v2.1_pri, whole genome shotgun sequence, one region includes:
- the FBXL22 gene encoding F-box and leucine-rich protein 22 isoform X2: protein MWPLLIMHITQLNRECLLHLFSFLDKDSRKSLARTCSQLHDVFEDPALWSLLHFRSLTELQKDNFLLGPALRSLSICWHSSRVQVCSIEDWLKSAFQRSICSRHESLVNDFLLRVCDRCPNLASVTLSGCGHVTDDCLARLLRCCPRLRALRLENCARVTNRTLAAVAADGRALQTLHVDFCRNVSAAGLRRLRAACPRLALRAEHSAAMLPDQPPRPRASAAALGKLLPR from the exons ATGTGGCCACTGCTCATCATGCACATAACCCAGCTCAACCGGGAGTGCCTGCTGCACCTCTTCTCCTTCCTAGACAAGGACAGCAGGAAGAGCCTTGCCAGGACCTGCTCCCAGCTCCACGACGTGTTTGAGGACCCCGCACTCTGGTCCCTGCTGCACTTCCGTTCCCTCACTGAACTCCAGAAGGACAACTTCCTCCTGGGCCCGGCACTCCGCAGCCTCTCCATCTGCTGGCACTCCAGCCGCGTACAGGTGTGCAGCATTGAGGACTGGCTCAAGAGTGCCTTCCAGAGAAGCATCTGCAGCCGGCATGAGAGCCTGGTCAATGATTTCCTCCTCCGGGTGTGCGACAG GTGCCCCAACCTGGCGTCCGTCACGCTGTCGGGCTGCGGCCACGTTACCGACGACTGCCTGGCGCGCCTGCTGCGCTGCTGCCCACGCCTGCGCGCACTGCGCCTGGAGAACTGCGCGCGCGTCACCAACCGCACGCTGGCTGCCGTGGCGGCGGACGGGCGCGCGCTGCAGACATTGCACGTGGACTTCTGCCGCAACGTGAGCGCGGCCGGCCTGCGCCGCCTGCGCGCCGCGTGCCCGCGCCTGGCCCTGCGGGCAGAGCACAGTGCCGCCATGCTGCCCGACCAGCCCCCGCGCCCGCGCGCGTCCGCCGCGGCCCTCGGCAAGCTGCTGCCGCGCTAG
- the FBXL22 gene encoding F-box and leucine-rich protein 22 isoform X3, protein MWPLLIMHITQLNRECLLHLFSFLDKDSRKSLARTCSQLHDVFEDPALWSLLHFRSLTELQKDNFLLGPALRSLSICWHSSRVQVCSIEDWLKSAFQRSICSRHESLVNDFLLRVCDRVRGLNDTVAPGT, encoded by the exons ATGTGGCCACTGCTCATCATGCACATAACCCAGCTCAACCGGGAGTGCCTGCTGCACCTCTTCTCCTTCCTAGACAAGGACAGCAGGAAGAGCCTTGCCAGGACCTGCTCCCAGCTCCACGACGTGTTTGAGGACCCCGCACTCTGGTCCCTGCTGCACTTCCGTTCCCTCACTGAACTCCAGAAGGACAACTTCCTCCTGGGCCCGGCACTCCGCAGCCTCTCCATCTGCTGGCACTCCAGCCGCGTACAGGTGTGCAGCATTGAGGACTGGCTCAAGAGTGCCTTCCAGAGAAGCATCTGCAGCCGGCATGAGAGCCTGGTCAATGATTTCCTCCTCCGGGTGTGCGACAG GGTAAGAGGATTAAATGACACAgtggcacctggcacatag
- the FBXL22 gene encoding F-box and leucine-rich protein 22 isoform X1: MWPLLIMHITQLNRECLLHLFSFLDKDSRKSLARTCSQLHDVFEDPALWSLLHFRSLTELQKDNFLLGPALRSLSICWHSSRVQVCSIEDWLKSAFQRSICSRHESLVNDFLLRVCDRLSAVRSPRRREAPAPSSETPIAVGSKSPPWGGPDHSEFAGLRGGVTGARAAACRGLGSLAAERPSETRPAPGVSWGPPPPGAPVVISGKQGRRGRKSHRAAPPCGFARTRVCPPTFPGADAFPE; this comes from the exons ATGTGGCCACTGCTCATCATGCACATAACCCAGCTCAACCGGGAGTGCCTGCTGCACCTCTTCTCCTTCCTAGACAAGGACAGCAGGAAGAGCCTTGCCAGGACCTGCTCCCAGCTCCACGACGTGTTTGAGGACCCCGCACTCTGGTCCCTGCTGCACTTCCGTTCCCTCACTGAACTCCAGAAGGACAACTTCCTCCTGGGCCCGGCACTCCGCAGCCTCTCCATCTGCTGGCACTCCAGCCGCGTACAGGTGTGCAGCATTGAGGACTGGCTCAAGAGTGCCTTCCAGAGAAGCATCTGCAGCCGGCATGAGAGCCTGGTCAATGATTTCCTCCTCCGGGTGTGCGACAG GCTTTCTGCTGTGCGCTCCCCACGGAGGCGGGAGGCGCCTGCACCGTCCTCGGAGACTCCGATCGCCGTTGGATCGAAATCACCTCCGTGGGGAGGACCTGACCACTCGGAGTTCGCCGGCTTGCGCGGGGGGGTGACGGGGGCCAGGGCTGCCGCGTGCAGGGGTCTGGGGAGCCTCGCGGCGGAGCGACCCAGCGAGACCCGGCCGGCTCCTGGAGTGTCCTGGGGACCGCCACCTCCAGGGGCCCCGGTAGTGATCTCGGGGAAGCAGGGGCGCAGGGGCAGAAAGAGCCACCGAGCCGCTCCTCCTTGCGGTTTTGCCCGCACGCGCGTCTGCCCGCCCACCTTTCCTGGGGCAGATGCGTTCCCGGAGTGA